In one Melaminivora jejuensis genomic region, the following are encoded:
- the lpxC gene encoding UDP-3-O-acyl-N-acetylglucosamine deacetylase, which yields MLQQRTIKTLTRAVGMGLHSGQRVELTLRPAAPDTGIVFRRIDLPEPVDIPISAEAVVDTRMASTIGVGGAKVHTVEHLMSACAGLGLDNLYIDITAEEVPILDGSSASFVFLLQSAGIELQNAPKRFIRVTRLVEVREGEGSNLKWARLAPYHGFKLRFEIDFAHPAVDSTGQSVEFDLGEGNYARDIARARTFGFTRDVEMLRASGLALGGGLDNAIVMDDYRVLNADGLRYDAEFARHKILDAMGDLYLVGRPLLAAYSAFRSGHAMNNLLLRELLAQRDAWELVSFEHERQAPRGFARAVRAW from the coding sequence ATGCTCCAGCAACGCACCATCAAGACCCTGACGCGCGCCGTGGGCATGGGTCTGCACAGCGGCCAGCGGGTCGAGCTGACCCTGCGCCCGGCGGCGCCCGACACCGGCATCGTCTTTCGCCGGATCGATCTGCCCGAGCCGGTGGACATTCCCATCAGCGCCGAGGCAGTGGTGGACACGCGCATGGCCTCCACCATCGGTGTCGGCGGCGCCAAGGTACACACCGTGGAGCACCTGATGTCCGCCTGCGCCGGCCTGGGGCTGGACAACCTCTACATCGACATCACCGCCGAGGAAGTGCCCATCCTGGATGGCTCGTCGGCCTCCTTCGTCTTCCTGCTGCAAAGCGCTGGCATCGAGCTGCAGAACGCGCCCAAGCGCTTCATCCGCGTGACGCGGCTGGTGGAGGTGCGCGAGGGCGAGGGCAGCAACCTCAAGTGGGCGCGCCTTGCGCCCTACCACGGCTTCAAGCTGCGCTTCGAGATCGACTTTGCCCACCCGGCGGTGGACTCGACCGGCCAGAGCGTTGAGTTCGATCTGGGCGAGGGTAACTATGCGCGCGACATCGCCCGCGCGCGTACCTTCGGCTTCACGCGCGACGTGGAGATGCTGCGCGCCAGCGGCCTGGCCCTGGGCGGCGGGCTGGACAATGCCATCGTCATGGATGACTACCGCGTGCTCAATGCCGACGGCCTGCGCTACGACGCCGAATTTGCCCGCCACAAGATCCTGGACGCCATGGGCGACCTGTACCTGGTGGGCCGGCCACTGCTGGCCGCCTACAGCGCCTTCCGCTCGGGCCATGCCATGAACAACCTGCTGCTGCGCGAGCTGCTGGCCCAGCGCGATGCCTGGGAGCTGGTCAGCTTCGAGCACGAGCGCCAGGCGCCGCGCGGCTTTGCCCGGGCGGTGCGGGCCTGGTGA
- the ftsZ gene encoding cell division protein FtsZ — protein sequence MSIEMIESEEFNQGTRIKVIGVGGGGGNAVEHMIARNVQGVEFISANTDAQQLLRSSAHRTIQLGHNGLGAGNKPDRAREAATQAEEDIRQVIEGANMLFITAGMGGGTGTGAAPVIARVAKEMGILTVGVVTKPFEWEGSRKMKNAEEGLAELEANVDSLIVVLNEKLLEVLGDDIGQEEAFAHANDVLKNAVGGIAEIINEYGQVNVDFEDVRTVMGEPGRAMMGTATASGPDRARIAAEQAIACPLLEGIDLSGAKGVLVLVTAAKGSLKLAESRLAMTTINAYASQDAQVIFGAAYDESLEDAIRVTVIATGLARAGARRQAMQVVQGSLRTGTDNVAYTMPGAGSATAASAVVGGDYGNMTVPSVWRNNRTQATARVDALSSGGMDELDIPAFLRKQAD from the coding sequence ATGAGCATCGAAATGATCGAGTCCGAAGAGTTCAACCAGGGCACGCGCATCAAGGTGATCGGGGTGGGCGGCGGAGGCGGCAATGCCGTCGAACACATGATCGCGCGCAACGTTCAGGGCGTGGAGTTCATCAGCGCCAACACCGACGCGCAGCAGCTGCTGCGCAGTTCGGCGCACCGCACTATCCAGCTCGGCCACAACGGCCTGGGCGCGGGCAACAAGCCCGATCGCGCACGCGAGGCCGCCACCCAGGCCGAGGAAGATATCCGCCAGGTGATCGAGGGTGCCAACATGCTGTTCATCACTGCCGGCATGGGCGGGGGCACCGGCACGGGCGCCGCGCCCGTGATTGCGCGCGTGGCCAAGGAGATGGGCATCCTCACCGTGGGCGTGGTCACCAAGCCCTTCGAGTGGGAAGGCAGCCGCAAGATGAAGAACGCGGAAGAAGGCCTGGCCGAGCTGGAGGCCAACGTGGACTCGCTGATCGTCGTGCTCAACGAGAAGCTGCTGGAGGTGCTGGGCGACGACATCGGCCAGGAGGAAGCCTTCGCCCATGCCAACGACGTGCTCAAGAACGCCGTGGGCGGCATTGCCGAGATCATCAACGAGTACGGCCAGGTGAACGTGGACTTCGAGGACGTGCGCACCGTGATGGGCGAGCCGGGCCGCGCCATGATGGGCACGGCCACGGCCAGCGGCCCGGATCGCGCCCGCATCGCCGCCGAGCAGGCCATTGCCTGTCCGCTGCTGGAGGGCATAGACCTGTCGGGTGCCAAGGGCGTGCTGGTGCTGGTCACGGCGGCCAAGGGCAGCCTGAAGCTGGCCGAGTCGCGACTGGCCATGACCACCATCAACGCCTACGCTTCGCAGGACGCCCAGGTGATCTTTGGCGCCGCCTATGACGAGTCCCTGGAGGACGCCATCCGCGTCACGGTGATCGCCACCGGACTGGCACGCGCCGGCGCGCGTCGCCAGGCCATGCAGGTGGTGCAGGGCAGCCTGCGCACCGGCACCGACAACGTCGCCTACACCATGCCCGGGGCTGGCTCTGCGACGGCAGCCAGCGCAGTGGTCGGCGGCGACTACGGCAACATGACGGTGCCCAGCGTCTGGCGCAACAATCGCACGCAGGCCACGGCGCGAGTCGATGCCCTGTCCTCGGGCGGCATGGACGAGCTGGACATCCCGGCTTTCCTGCGCAAGCAGGCAGACTGA
- the ftsA gene encoding cell division protein FtsA produces MAREYKDVVVGLDIGTAKVMAVVAEVLPGGELKLAGLGIAPGNGLKRGVVVNIDATVQSIQQALKEAELMADCRIQRVYTGITGSHIRGRNSRGMVAIKDREVSATDVARVVETAKAINISSDQRLLLVEPQEFVIDGQDVREPIGMSGIRLEANIHIVTGAQSAAENIIKCVRRCGLEVEQLMLNPLASSHAVLTDDERELGVALVDIGAGTTDIAVFTGGAIRHTAVIPIAGDLITSDIAMALRTPTKDAEDIKVESGYAKQLLADPEGQVEVPGLGDRSPRMLSRQALAGVIEPRVEEIFSLVQQVIRESGYEEVLSSGIVLTGGSAVMPGMVELGEDIFLKPVRRGIPKYSGALADMIAQPRAATVMGLLEEARLARLRGFKVAAKSSTVKTAFGRFKDFIVGNF; encoded by the coding sequence ATGGCAAGGGAATACAAGGACGTCGTGGTGGGGCTGGACATCGGCACGGCCAAGGTCATGGCCGTGGTGGCCGAGGTGCTGCCCGGTGGCGAGCTGAAACTCGCCGGTTTGGGCATCGCCCCGGGCAATGGCCTCAAGCGCGGCGTGGTGGTCAACATCGATGCCACGGTGCAAAGCATCCAGCAGGCGCTCAAGGAGGCGGAGCTGATGGCCGACTGCCGCATCCAGCGCGTCTATACCGGCATCACTGGCAGCCATATCCGTGGGCGCAACTCGCGCGGCATGGTGGCCATCAAGGATCGCGAGGTCTCAGCCACCGACGTGGCGCGGGTGGTCGAGACGGCCAAGGCCATCAACATCTCCAGCGACCAGCGATTGCTGCTGGTCGAGCCGCAGGAGTTCGTGATCGACGGCCAGGATGTGCGCGAGCCCATCGGCATGAGCGGCATCCGCCTGGAGGCCAACATCCACATCGTCACCGGCGCGCAGAGTGCGGCGGAGAACATCATCAAGTGCGTGCGCCGCTGTGGCCTGGAGGTCGAGCAGCTGATGCTCAACCCGCTGGCCTCCAGCCACGCCGTGCTCACCGATGACGAGCGCGAGCTGGGCGTGGCGCTGGTGGACATCGGCGCAGGCACCACCGACATCGCCGTGTTCACCGGTGGCGCCATCCGGCATACCGCAGTAATCCCGATTGCCGGGGACTTGATTACCAGCGACATTGCCATGGCGCTCAGGACGCCGACCAAGGACGCCGAGGACATCAAGGTCGAGAGCGGCTATGCCAAGCAGCTGCTGGCCGACCCCGAGGGGCAGGTCGAGGTGCCGGGCCTGGGCGACCGCAGCCCGCGCATGTTGTCGCGCCAGGCGCTGGCCGGCGTCATCGAGCCGCGTGTGGAAGAGATTTTCTCGCTGGTGCAGCAGGTCATCCGCGAGTCCGGCTACGAAGAGGTGCTGTCCTCGGGGATAGTGCTCACCGGGGGCAGCGCCGTCATGCCGGGCATGGTGGAGCTGGGCGAGGACATCTTTCTGAAGCCCGTGCGCCGTGGCATACCGAAGTATTCCGGCGCTTTGGCTGACATGATTGCCCAGCCGCGTGCGGCTACCGTTATGGGCCTTTTGGAGGAAGCCCGCCTGGCGCGCCTGCGTGGCTTCAAGGTGGCCGCCAAGAGCAGCACCGTGAAGACGGCCTTTGGCCGTTTCAAGGATTTCATTGTGGGGAATTTCTGA
- a CDS encoding cell division protein FtsQ/DivIB encodes MNAAAALPAPLDVRLMNITASVVFLGALLAVLWAGGLWLLRHPAFAVGRIVVEGDLAHTSAMSLRANVAPQLVGNFFTLDLQAARRAFEQVPWVRSAQVRREFPSGLRVLLTEHDAVAHWGAEGSGMLMDGQGVVFEAEADDQDDQDESRLPRLIGTPERASELLAMLRLLATALAPLGSSVDTLTLTAHGGWRVQLGSGAVLELGSGTQSEVLERVRRLANTLAQVTQQHGGRSVGALEYADLRHAGGYAVRLHGVTTMSAEEAARAARARPAAPRAAPAASTPTPARRAVQNNRG; translated from the coding sequence ATGAACGCCGCTGCCGCCCTGCCCGCACCGCTGGACGTGCGCCTGATGAACATCACCGCCTCGGTGGTGTTCCTGGGCGCGCTGCTGGCCGTGCTGTGGGCGGGCGGCCTGTGGCTGCTGCGCCACCCGGCGTTTGCCGTGGGACGCATCGTGGTCGAGGGCGACCTGGCGCACACCAGCGCCATGAGCCTGCGCGCCAACGTCGCGCCGCAGCTGGTGGGCAATTTCTTCACGCTCGATCTGCAGGCTGCGCGCCGCGCCTTCGAGCAAGTGCCCTGGGTGCGCAGCGCGCAGGTGCGCCGCGAGTTTCCCAGCGGCCTGCGCGTGCTGCTCACCGAGCACGACGCCGTGGCCCATTGGGGCGCCGAAGGCAGCGGCATGTTGATGGATGGCCAGGGCGTGGTCTTCGAGGCCGAGGCGGATGACCAGGACGACCAGGACGAAAGCCGCCTGCCGCGCCTGATCGGCACGCCCGAGCGCGCCAGCGAATTGCTGGCCATGCTGCGGCTGCTTGCAACGGCGCTGGCCCCGCTGGGCTCATCCGTGGATACGCTGACGCTCACGGCGCACGGCGGCTGGCGCGTGCAGTTGGGCAGCGGCGCGGTGCTGGAGCTGGGCAGCGGCACGCAGTCCGAGGTGCTTGAGCGCGTGCGCCGCCTGGCCAATACCCTGGCACAGGTGACGCAGCAGCACGGCGGACGCAGCGTGGGCGCGCTGGAATACGCCGATCTGCGCCACGCCGGCGGCTACGCCGTGCGCCTGCACGGGGTGACGACCATGAGTGCCGAGGAGGCTGCCCGGGCCGCGCGCGCCAGGCCGGCAGCGCCGCGTGCGGCGCCAGCGGCATCCACACCGACACCGGCGCGACGTGCCGTACAGAACAACCGAGGGTAA
- a CDS encoding D-alanine--D-alanine ligase, with amino-acid sequence MSQFDSKIENIDSAALGKVAVLMGGSSAEREVSLMSGGGVLNALRSRGVDAHAFDPAQADLGELKAHGYARCFIALHGRHGEDGTVQGALELLGIPYTGPGVLASSVSMDKIMTKRIWRADGLPTPDWRLVASADETARAFQELGAPMIVKPAREGSTLGLTRVSSIGQCEQAYRLAARFDPEVLCEQFIDGDETTCPVLGQGAAASALPLIRIVAPEGNYDYQNKYFTDATQYHCPSGLPEHEEQAIRELVVQAYRSLGCRGWARADIMVRASDRQPFLLEINTSPGMTGHSLVPMSARAAGISYEDLCLHILAGASLDALQGRAACEAGATP; translated from the coding sequence ATGAGCCAATTTGATTCAAAAATTGAAAACATCGACAGCGCTGCCCTGGGCAAGGTGGCGGTGCTGATGGGCGGTTCGTCCGCCGAGCGCGAGGTCTCGCTGATGTCGGGTGGCGGCGTGCTCAATGCGCTGCGCTCGCGCGGCGTCGATGCCCATGCCTTCGATCCGGCGCAGGCCGATCTGGGCGAGCTCAAGGCGCACGGCTACGCGCGCTGCTTCATCGCGCTGCATGGCCGCCACGGCGAGGACGGCACGGTGCAGGGCGCGCTGGAGCTGCTGGGTATCCCCTACACCGGCCCGGGCGTGCTGGCCTCCAGCGTGTCCATGGACAAGATCATGACCAAGCGCATCTGGCGCGCCGACGGCCTGCCCACGCCCGACTGGCGCCTGGTGGCCAGCGCCGACGAGACGGCGCGCGCCTTCCAGGAGCTGGGCGCGCCCATGATCGTCAAGCCTGCGCGCGAGGGCTCGACGCTGGGCCTGACCCGGGTGAGCTCCATCGGCCAGTGCGAGCAGGCCTACCGCCTGGCCGCGCGCTTCGACCCCGAAGTGCTGTGCGAGCAGTTCATCGACGGCGACGAGACCACCTGCCCGGTGCTGGGCCAGGGCGCGGCTGCGTCCGCGCTGCCGCTGATCCGCATCGTCGCGCCCGAGGGCAACTACGACTACCAGAACAAATACTTCACCGACGCTACGCAGTACCACTGCCCCAGCGGCCTGCCCGAGCATGAGGAGCAGGCCATCCGAGAGCTGGTCGTGCAGGCCTACCGTTCGCTGGGCTGCCGTGGCTGGGCGCGCGCCGACATCATGGTGCGCGCCAGCGACCGCCAGCCCTTCTTGCTGGAGATCAACACCTCGCCGGGCATGACCGGGCATTCGCTGGTGCCGATGTCGGCGCGCGCCGCCGGCATCAGCTACGAAGACCTGTGCCTGCACATCCTGGCCGGCGCGTCGCTGGACGCGCTGCAGGGGCGTGCAGCTTGCGAGGCCGGCGCGACACCATGA
- the murC gene encoding UDP-N-acetylmuramate--L-alanine ligase, which translates to MKHAIRHLHFVGIGGSGMCGIAEVLHHLGYRVSGSDLQGSAVLQRLADLGIATHLGHAAAHIAGADAVVTSTAVPEDNPEVQAARAAGIPVVPRALMLAELMRFQRGIAIAGAHGKTTTTSLVASILAEAGLDPTYVIGGRLNSAGSNARLGSGDYIVVEADESDASFLNLLPVLAVVTNIDADHMETYGHDFGRLQQAFVDFLHRMPFYGRAIVCIDDAPVRAIAARLQRPVTRYGLSGDAQVRALDVRAVGTQMHFRVLRETAGQALPALDVVLNLPGQHNVLNALAAIAVAAELEVDDAALLRALAGFGGVGRRFQSHGELPSGDGGSFTLVEDYGHHPVELAATLEAARGAWPGRRIVLVFQPHRYSRTRDCLDDFAAVLARADALLLTEVYAAGEAPIAGADGRALAQAVQAAQTRASASQPAPLFEPDVCQLPARIAELARAGDVVLCMGAGSIGAVAGQVVDLLQKSELSALAGSGL; encoded by the coding sequence ATGAAACACGCCATTCGCCACCTCCACTTCGTCGGCATCGGCGGCTCGGGCATGTGCGGCATTGCCGAGGTGCTGCACCACCTGGGTTACCGGGTCTCCGGCTCCGATCTGCAAGGCAGCGCCGTGCTGCAGCGCCTGGCCGATCTGGGCATCGCCACGCACCTCGGCCACGCGGCGGCGCACATCGCCGGCGCCGATGCCGTGGTCACCTCCACGGCGGTGCCCGAGGACAACCCCGAGGTGCAGGCGGCGCGCGCTGCCGGCATCCCGGTGGTGCCGCGCGCGCTGATGCTGGCCGAGCTGATGCGCTTTCAGCGCGGCATCGCGATTGCCGGCGCGCACGGCAAGACCACGACCACCAGCCTGGTGGCCAGCATCCTGGCCGAGGCCGGGCTGGATCCGACCTACGTCATCGGCGGGCGCCTGAACAGCGCCGGCAGCAACGCCCGGCTCGGCAGCGGCGACTACATCGTGGTCGAGGCCGACGAGTCGGATGCGTCGTTCCTGAACCTGCTGCCGGTGCTGGCCGTGGTCACCAACATCGACGCCGACCACATGGAGACCTACGGCCACGACTTTGGCCGGCTGCAGCAGGCCTTCGTCGATTTCCTGCACCGTATGCCTTTCTATGGCCGGGCCATCGTCTGTATCGACGACGCGCCGGTGCGCGCCATCGCCGCCCGGCTGCAGCGGCCCGTGACACGCTACGGCCTGTCTGGCGACGCCCAGGTGCGCGCCCTGGACGTGCGCGCCGTGGGCACGCAGATGCACTTTCGCGTGCTGCGCGAGACGGCCGGCCAAGCGCTGCCGGCGCTGGACGTGGTGCTGAACCTGCCCGGCCAGCACAACGTGCTCAACGCCCTGGCGGCGATTGCCGTGGCCGCCGAGCTGGAGGTGGACGATGCGGCGCTCCTGCGCGCGCTGGCCGGCTTCGGCGGCGTGGGCCGGCGCTTCCAGAGCCACGGCGAGCTGCCCAGCGGCGACGGCGGCAGCTTCACCCTGGTCGAGGACTACGGCCATCATCCGGTCGAGCTGGCCGCCACGCTGGAGGCCGCACGCGGCGCCTGGCCGGGGCGGCGCATCGTGCTGGTCTTCCAGCCGCACCGCTACAGCCGCACGCGCGACTGCCTGGACGACTTCGCCGCCGTGCTGGCGCGTGCCGATGCGCTGCTGCTGACCGAGGTCTATGCTGCCGGCGAGGCGCCGATCGCCGGCGCCGATGGCCGGGCGCTGGCGCAGGCCGTGCAGGCAGCCCAGACCCGGGCCTCGGCCAGCCAGCCGGCACCACTGTTCGAGCCTGATGTGTGCCAACTGCCGGCGCGCATCGCCGAGCTGGCGCGCGCTGGCGACGTGGTGCTGTGCATGGGCGCCGGCTCCATCGGTGCGGTGGCCGGGCAGGTGGTGGATTTGCTGCAAAAAAGTGAGCTGTCAGCGCTTGCTGGGAGCGGGTTATGA
- the murG gene encoding undecaprenyldiphospho-muramoylpentapeptide beta-N-acetylglucosaminyltransferase — MTQKVALIMAGGTGGHIFPGLAVAEELRARGWRVHWLGTAGSMEARIVPPHGFAFETIEFSGVRGKGVLTLALAPLRLLRALAQSWRLLRRIRPDVVVGLGGYVTFPGGLMASATGCPLVIHEQNSVPGMANRLLALVAERVFTAFPEVLKKGRWVGNPLRAAFTRQAGPAERFAGRSGSLKLLVVGGSLGAQALNEIVPQALALLPEAQRPMVTHQSGAAQIERLRANYQAAGVQATLTPFIDDTASAYAEADIIVCRAGASTVTEIAAVGAAAVFVPFPHAVDDHQSANARFLVDAGGGWLVPQRDLTPQGLAELLSKMQRSALVQCALEAKKMQKTQAAREVALACEELAAR, encoded by the coding sequence ATGACGCAAAAGGTCGCCCTCATCATGGCCGGCGGCACCGGCGGCCACATCTTCCCCGGCCTGGCTGTAGCCGAGGAGCTGCGCGCGCGCGGCTGGCGTGTGCATTGGCTGGGCACGGCGGGCAGCATGGAGGCGCGCATCGTGCCGCCGCACGGCTTTGCCTTCGAGACCATCGAGTTCTCCGGCGTGCGCGGCAAGGGCGTGCTGACGCTGGCGCTGGCGCCGCTCAGGCTGCTGCGCGCCCTGGCCCAGTCCTGGCGGCTGCTGCGCCGCATCCGGCCCGACGTGGTGGTCGGCCTGGGCGGCTACGTCACCTTCCCCGGCGGGCTGATGGCCTCGGCCACGGGCTGCCCGCTGGTGATACACGAGCAAAATTCCGTGCCCGGCATGGCCAACCGGCTGCTGGCGCTGGTGGCCGAGCGGGTCTTCACCGCCTTCCCCGAGGTGCTGAAAAAAGGCCGCTGGGTCGGCAACCCGCTGCGCGCCGCCTTCACCCGGCAAGCCGGCCCCGCCGAGCGCTTCGCCGGGCGCAGCGGGTCGCTCAAACTGCTGGTCGTGGGCGGCAGCCTGGGCGCACAGGCGCTCAACGAGATCGTGCCGCAGGCGCTGGCGCTGCTGCCCGAAGCGCAGCGCCCCATGGTCACGCACCAAAGCGGCGCGGCGCAGATCGAGCGGCTGCGCGCCAACTACCAGGCCGCCGGCGTGCAGGCCACGCTCACGCCCTTCATCGACGACACCGCCAGCGCCTACGCCGAGGCCGACATCATCGTCTGCCGCGCCGGCGCCAGCACCGTGACCGAGATCGCCGCCGTGGGCGCCGCCGCCGTGTTCGTGCCCTTTCCGCACGCCGTCGATGACCACCAGAGCGCCAATGCGCGCTTCCTGGTCGATGCCGGCGGCGGCTGGCTGGTGCCCCAGCGCGACCTGACACCCCAGGGTTTGGCCGAATTGCTATCTAAAATGCAGCGTTCAGCGCTTGTCCAGTGCGCCCTGGAAGCCAAAAAGATGCAAAAGACCCAAGCTGCCCGCGAGGTGGCCCTGGCCTGCGAGGAGCTGGCCGCCCGATGA
- the ftsW gene encoding putative lipid II flippase FtsW, with translation MSDTAAASAGLLARLRARLGRRAPDAVDVLPVRVAGTELRGTAATPARVLGFDEALLWMVVLLLAFSVVMVYSASIAMPDNPRFGAIAPTHFVVRHVMAIGIGFVCALLAFQVSMNTWERLAPWLFVVSLLLLIAVLIPHVGLMVNGARRWLSLGFMNFQPSELAKFAVLLYAADYMVRRMDVKERFFRAVLPMGLAVGIVGGLLLGEPDMGAFMVIAVIAMGILFLGGVNARMFFLIALVLVLAFAAMVWLSPWRRERIFAYLDPFSEAHALGKGYQLSHALIAIGRGELFGVGLGASVEKLHWLPEAHTDFLLAVIGEEFGLVGVLVLIVAFLWLTRRLMQIGRQAIALDRVFSGLVAQGVAIWFGFQSFINMGVNLGALPTKGLTLPLMSFGGSAILMNLVAIAVVLRVDYENKVLMRGGRA, from the coding sequence ATGAGCGACACCGCTGCCGCCAGCGCCGGTCTGCTGGCGCGCCTGCGCGCGCGCCTGGGCCGGCGCGCGCCCGACGCCGTGGACGTGCTGCCGGTGCGCGTGGCCGGCACCGAGCTGCGCGGCACCGCCGCCACGCCGGCGCGTGTGCTGGGCTTCGACGAGGCGCTTTTGTGGATGGTGGTGCTGCTGCTGGCCTTCAGCGTGGTCATGGTCTATTCAGCCTCGATCGCCATGCCGGACAACCCGCGCTTCGGGGCGATTGCGCCGACGCATTTCGTGGTGCGCCACGTCATGGCGATTGGCATCGGCTTCGTCTGCGCGCTGCTGGCCTTCCAGGTGTCCATGAACACCTGGGAGCGCCTGGCGCCGTGGCTGTTCGTGGTCTCGTTGCTGCTGCTGATTGCCGTGCTGATCCCGCACGTGGGCCTGATGGTCAACGGTGCCCGGCGCTGGCTGAGCCTGGGTTTCATGAACTTCCAGCCCTCGGAGCTGGCCAAGTTCGCGGTGCTGCTGTATGCCGCCGACTACATGGTGCGGCGCATGGATGTGAAGGAGCGCTTCTTTCGCGCCGTGCTGCCCATGGGACTGGCCGTGGGCATCGTCGGCGGCCTGCTGCTGGGCGAGCCGGACATGGGCGCCTTCATGGTCATTGCCGTGATCGCCATGGGCATCCTGTTCCTGGGCGGGGTCAACGCGCGCATGTTCTTCCTGATCGCGCTGGTTCTGGTGCTGGCCTTTGCCGCCATGGTCTGGCTCTCGCCCTGGCGGCGCGAGCGCATCTTCGCCTACCTCGATCCGTTTTCCGAGGCGCACGCCCTGGGCAAGGGCTACCAGCTCTCGCACGCCTTGATCGCCATTGGCCGGGGCGAACTGTTTGGCGTGGGCCTGGGCGCCAGCGTGGAAAAGCTGCACTGGCTGCCCGAGGCGCACACCGACTTCCTGTTGGCCGTGATTGGCGAGGAGTTCGGCCTGGTTGGCGTGCTGGTGCTGATCGTGGCCTTTCTGTGGCTCACGCGCCGACTGATGCAGATCGGGCGGCAGGCGATTGCACTGGATCGGGTGTTCTCCGGCCTGGTGGCGCAGGGCGTGGCCATCTGGTTCGGCTTTCAATCCTTCATCAACATGGGCGTGAACCTGGGCGCGCTGCCGACCAAGGGCCTGACGCTGCCGCTCATGAGCTTCGGCGGCTCGGCCATCCTGATGAATTTGGTGGCGATTGCGGTGGTGCTGCGCGTGGATTACGAGAACAAGGTTTTGATGCGCGGAGGGCGTGCATGA
- the murD gene encoding UDP-N-acetylmuramoyl-L-alanine--D-glutamate ligase: protein MAGQRVLVLGLGTSGLAMARWCLRCGAEVTVADTRDNPPQLAVLRAQLPQVRFVAGPFDARLVEGAALDVLLRSPGLMSAEIAPLLIAANACQIRVCGELDLFSEALALLRAQGGYAPAVLAVTGTNGKTTVTALTGHLLAWAGVPVAVAGNIGPSLLDTLARCLDAEATGGVDALPRAWVLELSSFQLDGSQEGFEPTAATVLNLTQDHLDWHGSMAAYGAAKARIFGQQALMVLNRDDPAVLAMLPEPVRVRLQKPQQRAHVTFGADMPQRPGDFGIEVAAGMAWLVRAHEADETARRASRQDEELHIQRLMPAEALRIRGRHNATNALAALALAQAAGCQLAPLLHGLREYRGEPHRVEPVAIVQDVEYFDDSKGTNVGATVAALAGLGAERRLVVILGGDGKGQDFAPLAAPVARHARAVVLIGRDAPRIRAALHGCAVPLEDAATLPQAVRQAAARAHAGDAVLLSPACASWDMFNGYEERARVFRAAVRELAEDAGQPFMGGGAA, encoded by the coding sequence ATGGCCGGGCAGCGCGTGCTGGTGCTGGGCCTGGGCACCTCGGGCCTGGCCATGGCGCGCTGGTGCCTGCGCTGCGGGGCCGAGGTCACCGTGGCCGACACGCGCGACAACCCGCCGCAACTGGCCGTGCTGCGCGCGCAGCTGCCGCAGGTGCGCTTTGTTGCCGGGCCGTTCGATGCCCGCTTGGTCGAGGGCGCAGCGCTGGATGTGCTGCTGCGCTCGCCCGGCCTGATGTCCGCCGAGATTGCTCCTTTGTTGATAGCTGCCAACGCTTGTCAGATAAGGGTTTGCGGCGAATTAGACTTGTTTTCGGAGGCGCTGGCATTGCTGCGCGCGCAGGGCGGCTACGCCCCCGCCGTGCTGGCCGTGACCGGCACCAACGGCAAGACCACGGTGACAGCGCTGACCGGCCATCTGCTGGCCTGGGCCGGCGTGCCCGTGGCGGTGGCCGGCAACATCGGCCCGTCGCTGCTGGACACGCTGGCCCGGTGCCTGGACGCCGAGGCCACGGGCGGCGTTGATGCCCTGCCGCGCGCCTGGGTGTTGGAGCTGTCGAGCTTCCAGCTCGATGGCAGCCAGGAGGGCTTCGAGCCCACGGCGGCCACGGTGCTGAACCTGACGCAGGATCATCTGGACTGGCACGGCAGCATGGCGGCCTACGGCGCGGCCAAGGCGCGCATCTTCGGCCAGCAGGCGCTGATGGTGCTCAACCGCGACGACCCGGCGGTGCTGGCCATGCTGCCCGAGCCGGTGCGCGTCCGGCTGCAAAAGCCCCAGCAGCGCGCCCATGTGACTTTTGGCGCCGACATGCCGCAGCGCCCCGGCGACTTCGGCATCGAAGTGGCCGCCGGCATGGCCTGGCTGGTGCGCGCCCACGAGGCCGACGAGACTGCGCGCCGCGCCAGCCGGCAGGACGAGGAGCTGCACATCCAGCGCCTGATGCCCGCCGAGGCGCTGCGCATCCGGGGCCGGCACAACGCCACCAATGCCTTGGCGGCGCTGGCGCTGGCGCAGGCGGCGGGCTGCCAGCTCGCCCCGCTGCTGCACGGCCTGCGCGAGTACCGGGGCGAGCCGCATCGGGTCGAGCCGGTGGCCATCGTGCAGGACGTGGAGTATTTCGACGACAGCAAGGGCACCAACGTCGGCGCCACCGTGGCCGCGCTGGCCGGCCTGGGCGCCGAGCGCCGGCTGGTGGTCATTTTGGGCGGCGACGGCAAGGGGCAGGACTTCGCGCCGCTGGCTGCACCGGTGGCGCGCCACGCCCGCGCCGTGGTGCTGATCGGGCGCGATGCACCGCGCATCCGCGCTGCGCTGCACGGCTGCGCCGTGCCGCTGGAGGATGCCGCCACGCTGCCCCAGGCCGTGCGCCAGGCGGCGGCGCGGGCGCACGCGGGTGACGCCGTGCTGCTGTCGCCGGCCTGCGCCAGCTGGGACATGTTCAACGGCTACGAGGAGCGCGCCCGCGTCTTCCGCGCCGCCGTGCGGGAGCTGGCCGAGGACGCCGGCCAGCCCTTCATGGGGGGAGGCGCGGCATGA